A single Crateriforma conspicua DNA region contains:
- a CDS encoding RusA family crossover junction endodeoxyribonuclease, producing the protein MIRLTLPYPPSVNHYWRHVGNRVLISKEGRKYRAAVSSLLNRKNIETLTGDLIVDIVVHPPDRRRRDVDNCLKAMLDSMQWGGAYEDDSQIVRLTIEKREPAPKAGNAEVVIQRIPAPIGKAGFRSCLRCDEAFVSTGPGNRICESCTFINDLLPPALPIERGSKRHNGELM; encoded by the coding sequence ATGATCCGACTCACGTTGCCCTATCCGCCTTCGGTCAATCATTACTGGCGACACGTTGGCAATCGCGTGTTGATCAGCAAGGAAGGCCGAAAGTATCGAGCGGCCGTCAGCTCGCTTCTGAATCGCAAGAACATCGAAACGCTGACGGGCGACTTGATCGTCGACATCGTCGTCCATCCGCCCGATCGACGCCGGCGTGATGTCGACAACTGTTTGAAGGCGATGTTGGACTCGATGCAGTGGGGCGGTGCGTACGAGGACGATAGCCAGATTGTGCGATTGACGATCGAGAAACGGGAGCCGGCACCGAAAGCGGGCAACGCCGAAGTTGTGATTCAACGCATCCCTGCGCCGATTGGGAAAGCCGGCTTTCGCTCATGCTTGCGTTGCGACGAGGCCTTTGTTTCCACCGGTCCAGGCAATCGCATCTGCGAGAGTTGCACTTTCATCAACGACCTGCTGCCACCAGCGCTGCCAATCGAACGAGGTAGCAAACGGCACAACGGGGAGTTGATGTGA
- a CDS encoding DUF3987 domain-containing protein, giving the protein MGNDVESRAIAYINAMPPAIAGSGGHSQTYAAATALVHGFGLDPATSLAILTEHYNPICNPPWSDKELQHKVNQAATKPHDRPFGWLRDDGPIETIDNDVDLSKFMIGSSQPAIAAQPPPPESTPDPGQLPERLFDVPGFVRRVMDFTLANAPYPNIGLAFCGAMALQSFLAGRKVCTSGDLRTNLYLLALASSGTGKEFPRKVNSQILFQIGMSASIGDKFASGEGIQDALVRTGRMLFQNDEMDGVLRQINLDRENSRESIPNILLTLYTSAGDVYPIRVKANQKEAIHVDQPHLTLFGTATPQYFYESLSKRMLTNGFFARLNIIDVGKRGSGQSPGSARDLPEEILDTAKWWADFEPGSGNFLNFHPRPLVVQATPDAAEAIDSLRLMTENEYNAAEEALDEVARTAWSRTCEHAKKLALIYACSENHIEPLIGLPAVEWATEFAMHQTRRQLYLASVHVAENPFHAECLKLLKRLGEQPEQRMQRQHILKYMKCKAADLDQIIQTLIQQGEIEPITMPTATKTASGFQRVVAE; this is encoded by the coding sequence GTGGGCAACGACGTGGAATCGCGGGCAATCGCCTATATCAACGCGATGCCGCCCGCGATCGCCGGCAGTGGCGGTCACTCGCAGACTTATGCTGCGGCAACTGCACTGGTTCACGGCTTTGGTCTCGATCCAGCCACTTCTCTCGCCATACTGACCGAGCACTACAACCCAATCTGCAACCCTCCTTGGTCGGACAAGGAACTGCAACACAAAGTCAACCAAGCAGCTACCAAACCACACGATCGCCCGTTTGGCTGGCTTCGTGATGATGGGCCAATCGAAACGATCGACAACGATGTGGACTTGAGCAAGTTCATGATCGGCAGTTCGCAGCCTGCGATTGCAGCCCAACCTCCGCCACCCGAATCGACGCCCGATCCAGGGCAACTACCCGAGCGACTATTTGACGTGCCGGGTTTCGTTCGCCGAGTCATGGACTTCACGCTCGCGAACGCTCCCTATCCGAATATTGGTCTCGCATTTTGCGGTGCGATGGCGCTGCAATCGTTTCTTGCCGGCCGAAAAGTCTGCACGTCGGGTGACTTGCGCACAAATCTGTATTTGCTCGCGCTCGCTAGCAGCGGGACCGGCAAGGAGTTTCCGCGCAAAGTCAACTCGCAGATTCTGTTTCAAATCGGCATGTCCGCATCAATCGGAGACAAGTTCGCATCCGGCGAGGGCATCCAAGACGCTCTCGTCCGTACTGGCCGAATGCTGTTTCAGAACGACGAAATGGACGGAGTGCTCCGCCAAATCAATCTCGACCGCGAAAACAGCCGCGAGTCGATCCCGAATATCCTGCTCACGCTCTACACGTCGGCCGGCGACGTCTATCCGATCCGCGTGAAGGCGAATCAGAAAGAAGCGATCCACGTCGACCAGCCGCACTTGACGCTCTTCGGCACCGCGACGCCCCAGTACTTCTACGAATCGCTCTCGAAGCGAATGCTCACGAACGGATTTTTCGCACGCCTGAACATCATCGACGTCGGCAAACGTGGTAGCGGCCAGTCGCCGGGTTCGGCTCGCGACCTGCCCGAGGAAATTCTCGACACTGCCAAATGGTGGGCCGACTTCGAGCCTGGCAGTGGCAACTTCCTGAACTTCCACCCCAGGCCGCTCGTGGTGCAAGCCACCCCGGACGCTGCCGAAGCGATCGACAGCCTGCGGTTGATGACAGAGAACGAATACAACGCAGCGGAAGAGGCACTCGATGAAGTCGCTCGTACGGCATGGAGTCGTACGTGCGAACACGCTAAGAAGCTGGCGTTGATCTATGCGTGCAGCGAAAACCACATCGAACCGCTAATCGGCTTGCCGGCCGTCGAGTGGGCGACCGAGTTCGCAATGCACCAAACTCGGCGTCAGCTCTACCTCGCCTCCGTCCATGTCGCCGAGAATCCGTTTCATGCTGAGTGCTTGAAGCTGCTCAAACGACTCGGCGAGCAACCCGAACAGCGAATGCAACGACAACACATTCTCAAGTACATGAAGTGCAAGGCCGCCGACCTCGATCAAATCATTCAAACGCTCATCCAGCAAGGCGAGATCGAACCCATCACCATGCCGACCGCCACCAAGACCGCGAGCGGCTTCCAGCGTGTCGTTGCCGAATGA
- a CDS encoding GIY-YIG nuclease family protein produces MGKRKTASVSFTDDDEALLAELGVETEVKKVQTYTPKQERIIAGFEDIQRFAREHGRSPQHGEGNDIFERLYAVRLDQILADAECLELLRPLDDDGLLTDRVAEPSEDYEVGSDDELLEALGVGPSDDDITTMKHVRTASQRNAERSSPDEVAQRKPCDDFDDFRPEFDAVQADIETGRQTTELYRTSTRTKIAKGDWFIVDGQKALVADADKWFMPEPSKPGQKVERDRRLRVIFDNGTESDLLLRSLRRALQKDEASRRIVPPQPQTEEDDSDFGPLFSDDVDDDDTASGTIYVARSLSEDAFIQENREVLHKIGVTGGDPATRIAGAKKDPTFLLAEAELVATYKLANINRKALEQTLHKFFAKARLDLALADRFGDKVHPREWFLVPLPVIAEVVDRIKDGSISGYRYDSETATLQKIV; encoded by the coding sequence ATGGGTAAGAGAAAGACTGCAAGCGTCAGTTTCACTGATGATGACGAAGCACTTCTCGCCGAACTTGGTGTTGAAACAGAGGTAAAGAAGGTCCAAACCTACACACCAAAGCAAGAGCGGATCATCGCCGGGTTTGAGGACATTCAACGTTTTGCTCGCGAGCACGGCCGGTCGCCTCAGCACGGCGAGGGTAACGACATTTTCGAGAGGCTGTATGCTGTGCGACTGGACCAAATTCTGGCCGATGCTGAATGCTTGGAATTGCTGCGTCCTTTGGACGACGACGGTTTGCTGACTGACCGGGTTGCCGAACCTAGCGAGGACTACGAGGTCGGCAGCGATGATGAATTGCTTGAGGCGTTGGGTGTCGGGCCAAGCGACGACGACATCACAACGATGAAGCATGTCCGGACGGCATCGCAGCGAAATGCTGAACGCTCATCCCCGGACGAGGTCGCTCAACGGAAACCGTGTGACGACTTCGATGATTTCCGGCCGGAGTTCGATGCGGTGCAGGCTGACATCGAAACCGGTCGACAGACGACGGAGCTTTACCGGACTAGCACGCGAACGAAGATCGCCAAGGGTGATTGGTTCATTGTTGATGGCCAAAAAGCATTGGTTGCCGACGCCGACAAATGGTTCATGCCAGAGCCGAGTAAACCTGGTCAGAAGGTGGAACGAGATCGACGGCTGCGCGTGATCTTTGACAACGGAACCGAGTCGGATTTGTTGCTGCGTTCGCTCCGTCGGGCGCTCCAGAAAGACGAGGCAAGCCGGCGTATCGTTCCACCCCAGCCGCAAACTGAAGAGGATGATAGCGACTTCGGCCCACTGTTTTCCGATGACGTCGATGACGACGACACGGCATCAGGCACGATCTACGTCGCCCGTAGCCTTTCCGAGGATGCGTTCATCCAAGAGAACCGCGAGGTGTTGCACAAGATCGGCGTCACGGGCGGCGATCCGGCTACCCGCATCGCGGGAGCCAAGAAAGACCCGACGTTCTTGTTGGCCGAAGCCGAACTGGTCGCCACTTACAAACTTGCGAACATCAACCGCAAAGCACTCGAACAAACGCTGCACAAATTTTTCGCCAAAGCCCGCCTCGACCTCGCCCTAGCCGACCGCTTCGGCGACAAGGTTCACCCGCGTGAATGGTTCCTTGTGCCGCTGCCGGTGATCGCTGAGGTGGTTGATCGAATCAAAGACGGCAGCATCAGTGGCTATCGATACGACTCGGAAACAGCGACGCTGCAGAAAATTGTCTGA
- a CDS encoding ImmA/IrrE family metallo-endopeptidase: MVVDFLAQGIEVPPLSSRQIAAEADAVLAEYAKRFGPITKPPIEIEDVATSVLPLTFGFSDLQSQLGGRVHGAIWFSRQHILIDDALNPDRFPDLLGRYHFTLGHEIAHWQLHRFLFLDEAGHAILYGDDEMPDVICRKDHARPLIERQADEFAGCLLMPEWLLRPAWRMLTGSDDPICDCRLRELVPTIEPIRFLIDADGIEVQPDPIRLMREVFCESLADQFAVSDEAMRIQLEYLGLFAE; encoded by the coding sequence ATGGTCGTTGATTTTTTGGCACAGGGAATCGAAGTGCCGCCGCTGTCGTCTCGCCAGATCGCTGCTGAGGCCGACGCGGTGCTGGCGGAGTACGCGAAGCGATTCGGGCCGATCACGAAACCTCCCATCGAAATCGAAGACGTTGCGACGTCGGTGTTGCCGCTGACGTTTGGGTTCTCGGATCTCCAGAGCCAACTTGGTGGTCGCGTTCATGGTGCGATCTGGTTTTCGCGGCAGCACATTCTGATCGACGACGCGCTGAATCCTGATCGCTTTCCGGATCTGCTCGGTCGCTATCACTTCACGCTCGGCCATGAAATCGCACACTGGCAGTTACACCGGTTTTTGTTCCTGGACGAAGCCGGACATGCGATCTTGTACGGTGACGATGAAATGCCGGATGTGATTTGTCGCAAGGATCACGCTCGTCCCTTGATCGAACGACAAGCCGATGAGTTCGCTGGTTGTTTGCTGATGCCGGAATGGTTGCTCAGGCCGGCGTGGCGAATGCTAACCGGCAGCGATGATCCGATTTGCGACTGCCGGCTTCGAGAACTCGTGCCGACGATCGAGCCGATTCGTTTCTTGATCGACGCCGATGGGATCGAGGTCCAGCCGGATCCGATCCGTTTGATGCGTGAGGTGTTCTGTGAATCGCTGGCGGATCAATTCGCGGTGTCGGACGAGGCGATGCGGATTCAATTGGAGTATCTGGGTTTGTTCGCTGAGTAG
- a CDS encoding DEAD/DEAH box helicase, with the protein MKLRPYQQAAVDAVYDHLRNRDDNPVAVLPTGAGKSLVLAKIASDAVGQWNGRVLILAHVKELLEQNADKVRRLCPDIKVGLYSAGLKKRDTNTSVLVAGIQSIYKRACDLDPFDLIVVDEAHLISKKGDGMYRQFLADCKVINPHVRVIGLTATPFRLDSGMICSPDHFLNQVCYEIGIKELIRDGYLSPLISKAGVHRADFGGLHIRAGEFVSEEVESLVNDDALMVAACGEIVELTVDRRAVLIFASSVAHGRRVVEVLRENHGIECGFVTGETPAGERDELLARVRGDAPTSLIETEPLRFLCNVNVLTTGFDAPRVDCVVMLRPTMSPGLLCQCVGRGFRLHPGKENCLVLDFGGNIERHGPIDQIKPKDKAKRPDQGPPAKECEKCHALVACGYANCPECGHPFPPPQREAHDAEASEAGVLSGELTDTEYDVQDIIYRVHRKRDADEDAPRCLRVDYMIGLERWQSEFICIEHSGYARRKAETWWRDRCLDPCPTNAEEAIDIAESGLLAAAEKLTVRSIAGQKYDRIIKQSLGEIPNAALEEAPF; encoded by the coding sequence ATGAAACTGCGTCCCTATCAGCAAGCCGCCGTCGATGCGGTCTACGATCACCTGCGAAACCGCGACGACAATCCCGTCGCGGTTTTGCCGACGGGTGCGGGCAAGAGTCTCGTGCTGGCCAAAATCGCATCTGATGCCGTTGGGCAATGGAATGGTCGCGTACTGATCTTGGCGCACGTCAAAGAGCTGCTCGAACAGAATGCCGACAAGGTTCGTCGGTTGTGTCCCGATATTAAGGTCGGACTGTATTCGGCAGGCCTCAAGAAACGCGACACGAACACTTCCGTTCTTGTTGCCGGCATTCAAAGCATCTACAAGCGAGCGTGTGACCTCGATCCGTTTGATCTGATCGTCGTCGATGAAGCCCATTTGATCTCAAAGAAGGGCGACGGCATGTATCGGCAGTTCCTGGCCGACTGCAAGGTCATCAATCCACACGTTCGCGTCATCGGCTTGACAGCCACTCCGTTCCGCCTCGACTCCGGCATGATCTGCTCGCCAGACCACTTCCTGAATCAAGTCTGTTACGAGATCGGTATCAAGGAATTGATTCGTGACGGATACCTGAGTCCGCTCATTTCCAAAGCCGGCGTGCACCGAGCCGACTTTGGCGGTCTGCACATCCGCGCCGGCGAGTTCGTCAGCGAAGAAGTGGAGTCTTTGGTCAACGACGACGCCCTCATGGTGGCCGCGTGTGGCGAAATCGTTGAACTGACGGTCGATCGCCGGGCAGTGTTGATCTTTGCGTCGTCCGTCGCACACGGGCGGCGTGTCGTCGAAGTGTTGCGGGAAAATCACGGCATCGAGTGCGGTTTCGTGACCGGCGAAACACCAGCGGGCGAACGAGACGAACTGTTGGCCCGCGTCCGTGGCGATGCCCCAACATCGTTGATCGAAACCGAACCGCTACGCTTTCTCTGCAACGTAAACGTGCTCACCACCGGGTTCGACGCACCGCGAGTCGATTGCGTGGTGATGCTGCGTCCCACGATGTCGCCTGGCTTGCTTTGTCAATGCGTCGGCCGCGGCTTTCGCTTGCATCCCGGCAAGGAAAACTGCCTAGTCCTCGACTTCGGCGGCAACATTGAACGCCACGGACCGATCGACCAGATCAAGCCGAAAGACAAAGCCAAACGGCCGGACCAAGGCCCACCGGCGAAAGAGTGTGAAAAGTGTCACGCCTTGGTCGCATGCGGCTATGCCAACTGTCCCGAGTGCGGTCATCCGTTTCCGCCTCCGCAGCGTGAAGCCCACGACGCCGAGGCAAGCGAGGCCGGCGTGTTGTCTGGTGAATTGACCGACACCGAGTACGACGTCCAAGACATTATCTATCGCGTTCATCGCAAACGCGACGCTGATGAAGACGCACCTCGCTGCCTGCGCGTCGACTACATGATCGGCCTCGAACGTTGGCAGAGCGAATTCATCTGCATCGAGCACTCTGGCTACGCACGTCGCAAAGCGGAAACGTGGTGGCGTGATCGTTGTCTCGATCCTTGTCCAACGAACGCTGAAGAAGCGATTGATATCGCCGAATCAGGTTTGCTTGCTGCGGCCGAGAAACTGACGGTCCGCTCGATCGCCGGCCAGAAATACGATCGCATCATCAAACAATCGCTCGGCGAGATTCCAAACGCAGCGTTGGAAGAGGCACCCTTTTGA
- a CDS encoding restriction endonuclease has product MYRLTEKRKREAQTVFDKYTRDLHDHRWINTTRLEAELRSIWDLGYQEIKDVMIDMAEHHTELTHLSAFFMEHNNPMGVVSEFQETLARLYGLSGWNTDSNQESARKAYWERAFAVISGFDLDHGSDRDSIITITSLLDQQLLERILRNPTDMRSMNPRAFEELIAEILDGFGFGVELSSQTRDGGRDIIAIANHEIAKSKYLIECKRYAEKRKIDVQVVRSLHGVVHDERATKGLIVTTSSFTKPAIEHIERNEWTLEGRDFGGICDWLKKYQQIRFGSAQSPSLK; this is encoded by the coding sequence GTGTATCGACTGACCGAAAAGAGAAAGCGTGAGGCACAAACCGTCTTCGATAAATACACTCGTGACCTGCACGACCATCGCTGGATAAACACCACTCGCCTTGAAGCCGAGCTAAGGTCGATTTGGGATCTTGGATACCAGGAGATCAAGGATGTCATGATTGATATGGCGGAACACCATACAGAACTCACTCATCTATCTGCATTCTTTATGGAGCACAACAACCCGATGGGGGTGGTTTCAGAGTTTCAAGAGACCCTGGCGCGACTCTACGGTCTATCAGGTTGGAACACGGACTCGAACCAAGAGTCGGCGCGCAAAGCCTACTGGGAGCGAGCATTCGCAGTGATATCGGGGTTCGATCTAGATCATGGATCCGATCGCGATTCAATCATTACGATCACCTCTCTACTCGATCAACAACTGCTTGAGAGGATTCTTAGAAATCCCACGGACATGCGCTCGATGAATCCACGAGCCTTCGAGGAACTGATTGCTGAAATCCTTGATGGATTTGGTTTCGGTGTCGAGCTTTCCAGCCAAACACGCGACGGAGGTAGGGACATAATTGCGATCGCCAATCATGAAATTGCAAAAAGCAAATATCTGATCGAATGCAAACGCTACGCTGAAAAACGAAAGATCGACGTCCAGGTAGTTCGCTCGCTTCACGGCGTAGTTCATGACGAACGAGCCACCAAGGGCCTGATCGTAACAACATCTAGTTTTACAAAACCCGCCATCGAACACATCGAGCGGAATGAATGGACTTTGGAAGGACGAGACTTCGGGGGTATTTGTGATTGGTTGAAAAAATATCAGCAGATTCGTTTTGGTAGTGCACAATCCCCATCGTTAAAATGA
- a CDS encoding helix-turn-helix domain-containing protein, with product MGTRDIMIAVFSAHYTSRVGGSCFCGFPEEKAVDGDCHALDAVDFGRRFGGEACAMKKARSAQSFGAVLRQKRTAKKITLRKFAEMIGVSATYLSQVEQDHFAPPTADRVTKIAELLGEDPDEWIRLADRVPDDVDVMVRQHPKDMPELMRLATGLSPKQFEIIKEQIRKMKKRGK from the coding sequence TTGGGGACACGGGATATTATGATTGCAGTGTTTAGTGCCCACTACACATCGAGGGTCGGGGGCTCGTGTTTTTGCGGGTTTCCGGAGGAGAAAGCGGTTGATGGAGATTGCCATGCTTTGGATGCAGTGGATTTCGGGCGACGATTCGGCGGGGAGGCCTGCGCGATGAAAAAGGCTCGTAGCGCGCAGTCGTTTGGCGCGGTGCTGCGCCAGAAACGAACGGCGAAGAAGATCACGCTGCGCAAGTTCGCGGAGATGATCGGCGTTTCGGCGACGTATTTGTCACAGGTCGAGCAGGATCACTTTGCACCGCCAACGGCAGATCGTGTCACGAAGATCGCCGAGTTGTTGGGCGAGGATCCCGACGAATGGATTCGGCTGGCCGATCGTGTGCCGGATGACGTGGATGTCATGGTCCGCCAGCACCCCAAGGACATGCCCGAGCTGATGCGGTTAGCGACTGGGCTTTCACCGAAACAATTTGAAATCATCAAAGAACAGATTCGTAAAATGAAAAAGCGGGGGAAGTGA
- a CDS encoding ATP-binding protein: MTNLLTTIQSGRQSKPPRVLLYGVEGIGKSTFGSEAPKPIFIQTEDGLDEIECDRFPLATKFDDVIAALKTLVNEKHDYESVVIDSLDWLERLVWDKLCQQYAVESIEKVDGGYARGYMHALSLWREVLDLLNVLRSRGMVTVLIAHSKVERFEDPESSPYDRYSPRLHKHAAALVKEWCDAVLFATRKMRTQSEDGGFNRKRTIAHAIGKDGGERVVRAYGSPSCVAKNRYGIAEELPLSWAAFVAAMSAN, from the coding sequence ATGACCAACTTACTCACAACCATTCAATCTGGCCGGCAATCGAAGCCGCCTCGTGTCTTGCTTTACGGTGTCGAAGGCATCGGCAAGTCAACGTTTGGCAGCGAAGCCCCAAAACCGATCTTCATTCAAACGGAAGACGGTCTCGACGAAATCGAATGCGATCGCTTTCCGCTGGCGACGAAGTTCGATGACGTCATTGCCGCCCTGAAAACGCTCGTCAATGAGAAGCACGATTACGAATCCGTCGTGATCGACTCGCTCGATTGGCTGGAGCGTCTCGTCTGGGACAAACTCTGTCAGCAGTATGCCGTCGAGTCGATTGAGAAGGTCGACGGCGGGTATGCCCGCGGTTACATGCACGCCCTCTCTCTGTGGCGTGAAGTACTCGACCTGCTCAATGTGCTGCGTTCGCGCGGCATGGTGACGGTCTTGATCGCCCATTCCAAGGTCGAACGGTTCGAGGATCCCGAGTCCTCACCCTACGACCGCTATTCGCCGCGACTGCACAAGCACGCCGCTGCCCTGGTGAAAGAGTGGTGCGACGCCGTGCTGTTCGCGACGCGAAAGATGCGCACGCAGAGCGAAGACGGAGGTTTCAACCGCAAACGCACCATCGCTCACGCGATCGGCAAAGACGGTGGCGAACGCGTCGTGCGTGCTTACGGATCGCCCAGTTGCGTTGCCAAGAATCGTTACGGCATCGCTGAAGAATTGCCGCTCTCGTGGGCGGCGTTCGTGGCAGCGATGTCGGCCAACTAA
- a CDS encoding DUF669 domain-containing protein → MANLNGFDANTVEPADDLEPIPSGKYVAVITDSEMKPTKSGTGNYLQLTFQIVEGEYANRLLWVRLNLDNPNATAVEIARRELSAICRSVGVLVPTDSADLHNLPCVIHVRVKRRNDTGELQNEVKGYSKKDAVAQPIAASQVSGTDDQSASPPWKR, encoded by the coding sequence ATGGCTAACCTCAACGGCTTTGATGCCAACACCGTCGAACCAGCCGACGACCTCGAACCGATCCCTTCGGGCAAGTACGTCGCCGTCATCACCGACAGCGAAATGAAACCCACGAAATCTGGCACGGGCAACTATCTGCAGTTGACGTTTCAGATCGTGGAGGGCGAGTACGCAAACCGTCTTCTCTGGGTGCGTCTCAACCTCGACAACCCCAACGCGACCGCGGTGGAAATCGCCCGGCGGGAGTTGTCTGCGATCTGCCGGTCGGTTGGCGTCTTGGTGCCAACCGACTCGGCGGACTTACACAACTTGCCATGCGTGATTCATGTGCGAGTGAAACGCCGGAACGACACCGGCGAGTTGCAGAACGAAGTGAAGGGATACTCGAAGAAAGATGCTGTTGCCCAGCCGATTGCCGCGTCGCAAGTCAGCGGCACGGACGACCAGTCCGCGTCCCCACCTTGGAAGCGTTAA
- a CDS encoding sigma-70 family RNA polymerase sigma factor codes for MSANTQADGKRLGEEILNDFAIKTARIKAEQLHRRPEFSDCDAEDIAQELLMYLIQKADCFDPSRSKVNTFINRVINSGVRELLRSRKRHKRHPIEDGVQMQSFETPVDTVDETFATLGGEICDEDQVRRSQSSYSDPFEAIDEADALEVAMQTMPAELRRVCEYLRCHSMSSTMKKYGLPRRRFNAVRAEIAKHLKKYGVANF; via the coding sequence ATGAGTGCGAATACTCAAGCGGACGGCAAACGGCTTGGCGAAGAGATTCTCAACGATTTCGCGATTAAGACGGCGCGGATCAAAGCCGAGCAACTCCATCGGCGACCGGAATTCAGCGACTGTGACGCCGAAGACATCGCTCAAGAGTTGCTGATGTACTTGATCCAAAAAGCTGACTGTTTCGACCCGTCGCGATCGAAGGTGAACACGTTCATCAACCGAGTCATCAACTCGGGCGTGCGAGAACTGTTGCGATCGAGGAAACGCCACAAACGGCATCCGATCGAAGATGGCGTGCAAATGCAATCGTTTGAGACGCCCGTCGACACGGTGGATGAAACGTTCGCGACTCTGGGTGGCGAAATCTGTGACGAGGACCAGGTCCGACGAAGCCAGTCGTCTTACAGCGATCCATTCGAGGCGATCGACGAAGCGGACGCTTTGGAGGTCGCGATGCAGACGATGCCCGCGGAATTGCGGCGGGTGTGCGAGTACCTGCGTTGTCATTCGATGAGCAGCACGATGAAAAAGTATGGCCTGCCGCGTCGGCGGTTCAACGCGGTGCGTGCCGAGATCGCCAAGCACTTGAAGAAGTATGGCGTGGCCAATTTCTGA
- a CDS encoding GNAT family N-acetyltransferase, whose translation MTLRNRIQQALKQERGIRLSAAEVQGIASALHIDFPVTRPMIARRSKLSPSKTPIDGHVRWMIHRDLKDVVAIDVAATCAPWSKDDYKSRLSQRNTVAMVIELPRVGRRKPVIVGSMVYQLHKQHVELERIFIEPEVQLHSFGRQLISELRSRLTRERRTRIKVTVEESNLRLLLFFQAVGFSAVESSGGRVVMEHWWNDDPSPFRDIEKRQRSGSTRSPRDDRDQEGDNRIGV comes from the coding sequence ATGACTCTTAGAAACCGAATCCAACAAGCGTTAAAGCAAGAACGCGGAATCCGGCTATCGGCCGCGGAAGTACAAGGAATCGCTTCGGCCTTGCACATTGATTTCCCGGTGACGCGACCGATGATCGCACGGCGGTCCAAGCTGTCACCATCAAAAACGCCGATCGACGGGCACGTGCGTTGGATGATCCATCGAGATTTGAAAGATGTTGTGGCGATTGATGTTGCGGCAACCTGTGCTCCGTGGAGCAAAGACGACTACAAAAGTCGCCTGAGCCAACGAAATACAGTCGCCATGGTGATTGAGTTGCCTCGTGTCGGCCGCCGCAAGCCCGTGATTGTCGGTTCCATGGTCTATCAACTCCACAAGCAGCACGTCGAGTTGGAACGGATCTTTATCGAACCAGAGGTTCAATTGCATTCATTTGGGCGGCAATTGATTTCCGAGCTGCGATCGAGATTGACCCGAGAGCGTCGGACGCGAATCAAAGTCACGGTCGAGGAATCCAATCTTCGTCTCTTGCTGTTTTTTCAAGCGGTCGGGTTTTCTGCGGTTGAATCATCTGGCGGAAGAGTTGTCATGGAACATTGGTGGAACGATGACCCCAGTCCGTTTCGCGACATTGAAAAGCGTCAGCGATCCGGATCAACGCGGTCACCACGCGATGATCGTGATCAAGAGGGCGACAACCGTATCGGTGTCTAA